In Streptomyces sp. NBC_01231, the sequence TCGAGGAGGTGCCGGGCATCCAGTCGGTGGCGGTCGTCTCCTCCGACGGCCTGCTCCTGCTGTCCACCGACCCCGTCCTGCCCCGTGCCCGGTCCAACCCGCGCGAGGGGACCCCCGGTCTCCCGGTACGGGAGACCCGCACGGAGACGCCCTCAGGGCCGCGTGGCTCCGCAGCCGACCTCGCCACCATCGTCTCCGGCATCGGCAGCCTCACCATCGGCGCCGCCAGGCTGATGGAGTCCGGCCCGGTGAAACACACCATGGTCGCGATGGACGAGGGCAGCCTGTTCGTGATGTCGATCAGCGACGGCTCGCTGCTCGGTGTGCACGGCTCCGCGGAGTGCGACATGAGTGTCGTGGCGTATCACATGGCACTGTTCGTGGGCCGCGCCGGGCATGTGCTGACGCCCGAACTCCGCAGCGAGCTACGACAGACCCTGGAGAACGGGTCGACGCCGACAGGGAGCGCCCGATGAGCGGCACGCCGAGCAGTTCCCCGAAGGGGCTCCCCGTGCGCGGCGCGGACCGCAAGCCCGCCCGGGTGCGCCCGTACTCGCTCACCGGCGGCCGGACCCGCTTCGGGCACGTCCTTCTCGTGGAGACATTCGTAGGAAGCACAGCGGCGCTCGAAGCGCCCGAGGAGCGCAGGGAACTGGCGAACGGCTCCCTCAACACCCGGGTCATGCCGGAGATGCGGGCCATCGTCGAACTGTGCCGCCGGATGCGCACGGTGGCCGAGATCGCGGCGTTGCTGAAGATGCCGCTCGGTGTGGTCCGGGTGCTGCTGAGCGACCTCGCGGACCAGGGAAAGATCCGTGTGTACGGAACAGGGACCGGTCACGGCACCGGCCGGCCGGACCGTGTGCTGCTGGAAAGGGTGCTGAGTGGACTCCGTCGCCTCTGACGCCGCTCGTAGCGTCGTCTCCCCGTTCGTCGAGGCCGAGGAGGACCTGAGGTCCTGGCAGACGGACCGTACCCGGGCCCCCATCGCGACGAAGGTCGTGGTGGCGGGCGGCTTCGGCGTCGGCAAGACCACCCTGGTCACCGCCGTCTCGGAGATCACGCCCCTGCAGACCGAGGCGTTGATGACCCAGGCGAGCGAGGAGCACGACGACCTCACCGCCACGCCCGACAAGCTGACCACCACCGTGGCCATGGACTTCGGCCGCCTCACGCTCGACGACGACCTGGTGCTCTACCTGTTCGGCACGCCCGGCCAGCAGCGGTTCTGGTTCATGTGGGACGACCTGGTGCGCGGCGCGATCGGCGCGGTCGTGATGGCCGACACCCGCCGTCTGAAGGACTGCTTCCCGGCGCTGGACTACTTCGAGAGCTGCGGGGTGCCGTACGTCGTCGCGGTCAACCACTTCGACCACAGCGAGCTGTTCGAGCCGGACGACGTGCGGGAGGCGCTCACGATCCCCCCGCACATACCTGTCATGATCATGGATGCTCGGCGCAGGATCTCGGTGATCGAGACCCTTCTGTCCCTCGTCGGCCACGCGCTGGACGAGACCCCCGAGTAGTTCTGAGCAGTCCCCCGTAAGGAGCCAGCACCCGTATGCGGAAGATACTCGTCGTCGGAGCCGGCCAGTCCGGTCTCCAGCTCGCCCTCGGACTCCAGTCGCAGGGGTACGAGGTCACCCTGATGTCCAACCGGACGGCGGACGAGATCCGCTCCGGCCGGGTCATGTCGACGCAGTGCATGTTCCACACGGCACTCGACCACGAGCGCGATCTCCAGCTGAACTTCTGGGAGTCCCAGGCCCCGAAGATCGAAGGACTCGGCGTCTCGGTGGCGGCCCCCGGCTCGCACGACCCGGGCCCGACCCAGCGGGCGATCGACTGGGTGGGCAGGCTCGACGGTTACGCGCAGTCGGTCGACCAGCGGGTGAAGATGGCCGGCTGGATGGAGACGTTCGCGCAGCGCGGCGGCCAGCTGGTCATCCACGGCGCGGCGGTCGGCGACCTCGACTACTTCGCCCGTACCTACGACCTGGTGCTGGTGTCGGCGGGCAAGGGCGAACTGGTGCAGATGTTCGCCCGGGACCCGGAGCGCTCTCCCTACAGCGAGCCGCAGCGGGCCCTGGCGGTGTCGTACGTCCACGGGCTGGGGCCGCGGCCCGAGCACCCCGACTACGACGCGGTCCGCT encodes:
- a CDS encoding ATP/GTP-binding protein; amino-acid sequence: MDSVASDAARSVVSPFVEAEEDLRSWQTDRTRAPIATKVVVAGGFGVGKTTLVTAVSEITPLQTEALMTQASEEHDDLTATPDKLTTTVAMDFGRLTLDDDLVLYLFGTPGQQRFWFMWDDLVRGAIGAVVMADTRRLKDCFPALDYFESCGVPYVVAVNHFDHSELFEPDDVREALTIPPHIPVMIMDARRRISVIETLLSLVGHALDETPE
- a CDS encoding roadblock/LC7 domain-containing protein; its protein translation is MTAPSTFGLSREARNLHFLLTNLVEEVPGIQSVAVVSSDGLLLLSTDPVLPRARSNPREGTPGLPVRETRTETPSGPRGSAADLATIVSGIGSLTIGAARLMESGPVKHTMVAMDEGSLFVMSISDGSLLGVHGSAECDMSVVAYHMALFVGRAGHVLTPELRSELRQTLENGSTPTGSAR
- a CDS encoding DUF742 domain-containing protein — translated: MSGTPSSSPKGLPVRGADRKPARVRPYSLTGGRTRFGHVLLVETFVGSTAALEAPEERRELANGSLNTRVMPEMRAIVELCRRMRTVAEIAALLKMPLGVVRVLLSDLADQGKIRVYGTGTGHGTGRPDRVLLERVLSGLRRL